Sequence from the Deinococcus misasensis DSM 22328 genome:
GGGCCTGAGGTTTGACCTCTGGCAGGGAAGAGGGGCCAGAGGAACAGCCCATCAACAGGCCGGACCACAACAGCAGGGTGACTTGTGTTTTGAACATCGGATTTTTCATGGAACTCCTTGTGTACATCCAGAGGATTCGTTCCGTCAAAAACACATGCATGAAAAAGGACCCCTCAAGCTCGGGTGCTCAAGTTCAAGAGGAAGGAAAACGAAAAGGGTGTTTTCGCTGAATGGGGTTCTGGAGGTGGCTCGAATATTAACAAGAAAATTTGTTAATTGTCAAATGGAATCAAGTGGTCAAGTGGGCACGCAAAAAGCAGGGTGTTCACCCTGCTTCAGATGTTTGGAAGTTTGTGGTGGCTTTTCAGCGGACTTTGACTCTGGGCTTGTCTTGCGGGAAACGGTAGGCCATCCGCATCACCAGATCCTGCTCGTAATTGCCGAATTTCCGGCCAAACAGGTTGACTCCGCCTTTGTGCCGTGCATCGTCCTTGACCCCAATTTTGACTTTGATGTGGTTTTTGGACCCGAGGTTCAGGTCTGCCAGCGTTACGCCAGACAGCTTTTCTCCATCGATGAAGCTGCCTTCTTCGGTGACCTGCCAGTGCTTCAGGAGGCCATACATGGTCTGGTCTTCCAGCCACCATGCAGGGGTCAGACGGCCTCGGGTGCCCCCGAAATCACCGGGGCTGGTCCATGTCCCGATTTCGATGTCATTGAGCCAGAGGGTGATGTCACTGGGCCAGTCGGGATCGTACTGGGGGGCTTCTGAGCAGATCTCCATGGAGAGCACCAGAGATTGCGCCACCGACCCATAAGGCAGGTTGTTGGGGAAGGCATATTCCACAAAGCCTTCTCCAAACCACAGAATCTGGGCATACACATGGTCTGGCTCGAAAAAACTGCGTGGATCATCGAACATGCCGATGATTTTGCTTTCACTGGCCAGACCGCAGGTGGGTTTGACTTCAAAGTTGCGGTAATTCCCGATGGGCATGGAGACCGTCACGGTGTCGGTTTCTGCGGCAACGTTGGCTCCGGGCAGGCGCAGGATGATCTCGTCGTATTTCTTGGCACACAGTTTCTGAGACCCTCGGGAGCCGGGCTCGTACTGCACGCTGATCAGACCGGCCTCTTGCAACTGGTTCAGGTTGAAATTCACCGTCGAGTGGGGCAATCCCATCGCCTCTGCAAGTTCGCTGATGTTCATGGGGTTGTGGGAAAGCAAGCTGAGGATCAACAGTCTGGTGTCTGAAGCCAGGGCTTTGAGGACAGGCAGAGATGAATCTCCATCAATGTACAGGACGCGGTTTCCAGAGATGCCCATCTGTGCTCCTTTGGAGGGGAAGATGGGTTCAAT
This genomic interval carries:
- a CDS encoding ArsR/SmtB family transcription factor, which encodes MGISGNRVLYIDGDSSLPVLKALASDTRLLILSLLSHNPMNISELAEAMGLPHSTVNFNLNQLQEAGLISVQYEPGSRGSQKLCAKKYDEIILRLPGANVAAETDTVTVSMPIGNYRNFEVKPTCGLASESKIIGMFDDPRSFFEPDHVYAQILWFGEGFVEYAFPNNLPYGSVAQSLVLSMEICSEAPQYDPDWPSDITLWLNDIEIGTWTSPGDFGGTRGRLTPAWWLEDQTMYGLLKHWQVTEEGSFIDGEKLSGVTLADLNLGSKNHIKVKIGVKDDARHKGGVNLFGRKFGNYEQDLVMRMAYRFPQDKPRVKVR